A genomic window from Heptranchias perlo isolate sHepPer1 chromosome 20, sHepPer1.hap1, whole genome shotgun sequence includes:
- the LOC137335908 gene encoding gastrula zinc finger protein XlCGF71.1-like, with protein MLLSHQRTHPGERPFTCSVCEKGFAISSELLTHQRVHSGETAIKCSDYEKSFKSTNELLEHQHTHTGERPFICSVCKKRFIWSSHLLSQERGHSGQRPFTCSVFAGLRVKTGSLDFHTRKLQPLIVEK; from the exons ATGCTGCTGAGCCACCAACGTACTCatcctggggagaggccgttcacctgctctgtgtgcgaGAAGGGATTCGCTATTTCATCTGAACTGCTgacgcaccagcgagttcactctggggAGACAGCTATTAAATGTTCTGAttatgagaagagctttaaaagcacaaacgaACTGCTggaacatcaacacactcacactggggagaggccgttcatctgttccgtgtgtaagaagagattcatttggtcatcacaccttctgtcacaGGAGCGAGGTCACTCTGggcagaggccgttcacctgctccgttt ttgctggtttaagagtgaagaccggctcgttggattttcacaccCGCAAGCTTCAACCATTGAttgtggaaaagtaa